GTCAGTTTGGGCAGGGTGTCGTCGCCGGTCACGACCTTCCCGAAGATGGTGTGCTTGCCGTTCAGGAACTCGGTGGGTTCGAACGTGATGAAGAACTGGCTGCCGTTCGTGGCGGGGCCGCTGTTCGCCATGGCGAGAATGCCGCCGCTGTTGAAGGTCAGTTTCTGCCGGAACTCGTCCGCGAAGCTGTAGCCGGGGCCGCCGGTGCCCCACTCGGCTTTCTTCGCCTCGTCGACGCTCTTGGGGTCGCCGGTCTGCGCCATGAACCCGTCGATCACGCGGTGGAAGCGGATGCCGTCGAAGTAGTGGTTGCGGGCCAGGAACACGAAGTTGTTCACCGTGACCGGCGTTTCCTGCTCGTACAGGTCCGCGAGGATCTGCCCGCGGCTGGTGTCGATCAGGGCGTAGTAGTCCTTCCCGTCGGTCAGGGCCATGTCCGGCTCGGCCCCAAATTCGCGGACGGGCTTGGCGCTCAGTTCCGGGACGAGCGTGTACCCGGCGGGGACCGCGCCGGGTTCGGTCACGGCGGGACCGGCGGCCGGCGTGTCGGTGGCGGCCGTGTCGGTGGCGGGGGTGTCCGTGGCGGCCGTGTCCGTCTGGGCACTGTCGGTCTGGGTCGTGTCGGTCTGGGTGGCGGCCGCGTCGTCCTTCTTCTGGCAGGCGGTCAGGGCAAGGAGCGCGGTCAGGATCAGGGCAGCGTGTTTCATTGTTACCCACCAGTGTAGCGGCCCGGACGGGCGGCGCGTCACCCGGAAGATGCAGCCCCCACCGTTACCGGCCGCCTGGGCGGTTGAGGGCCGTGCGCTACACTGCCCTCTTGATGATCGTGACCATTGATGGCGTGGCCGCCAGCGGAAAATCCAGCGTGTCCTCGGGTGTCGCGCAGGCGCTCGGCGTGCCCTACGTGAGCAGCGGCCTGCTGTACCGCGCCGCGACCCTGCTGGGCCTCGAGGCGAGCCTGGACCTGCACGCCGCTCCCGGCCTGCTGACCCTGCTGGGCGCACACCCGGTCCGGCTGGAACCCCTGGCCGGCGGGAACCGCGTGTGGCAGGGCGAACGTGAACTCACGGACGACCTGCACTCGAGCCGCGTGGACCGGGGCGTGAGCGTCGTGGCGGCCCTGCCGGAGGTGCGCGAGTGGGTGGACGCCCAGCTGCGCGCCCTGCCCGAACCGTTCGTGGCCGAGGGCCGCGACATGGGCACCAACGTGTTCCCGCACGCCAGTCACAAGTTCTACCTGACGGCCAGCGCCCGCATCCGCGCCGAGCGCCGAGCCCGCGAACGCCCGGAGGACGTGCCTGCCATCGAGGCGGCCCTGCAACGCCGCGACGAACTGGACACCGTGCAGAGCGCCCCCGCGCCCGACGCGCTGGTGATCGACACCGGCCCGCTGGACCTTCAGGGCGTGATCGATACCATCCTGACCCGCCTGCCCTGACCCGCCTGCCCTGACCCGAATGGAGAACGCCGCCCCAGTCTACGGGGCGGCGTTTCGTTGGGTTCAGGCGCTCAGGGGCGCGCGACGTTGAATTTCTGGGTGGTGTACACCTCGGTGTCGCTGGCGACGTTCTCGTTCCCCTGCGCTTTCAGGACCTTGATGCGCAGCTGGTACGTGCCGTTCGCGGCGTTGCTGCCGCTGCTCAGTTTGCCGTCCCAGGCGTAGGTGTTGTAGGCGTCGCAGGTGCTGCTGGTCTGCGCGATGTTGTTGGTGCAGTTGCGGCCCAGGTACTCCTGCTTGAGCAGGGTGTCCACGACCGCGCCGTTCCCGTCGAGCAGTTCCAGGGTCAGTTTGCGGGCCTGGTGGCTGATCTGCGCCAGCACGTACGGGGTATCCGTGTCTGCCATGGTGTAGTCGATGGGCGTGGTGACCGCCTCGCCCTCCAGGTAGTAGGTGTCTTCCTTGTCGTCGAACAGCGCCGGGAAGTCCTGGCTCTGACCGCTGACAGTCAGGTTCCCGAGCACCTGGATGCTCTGGTAGTCGCCCTTGAAGCCGCTGTAGGGGATCACCATGTTCTGGCCGGACTTGCTTTCCAGCACGATGTACCCGCCGTACTGGGCCTTGTCGGGCGCCCCTGCGGGGGGCGTGATCACGACGTTCAGTTCGGTCTCGCCATTGGCGGGCACGGTCACGGCCACATCGGTCTTGTCGGCGTCCTGACCGTTGATGGTCATGGTGGCGTAATCGGTCAGGGCGACGGGGGCCAGGGTGGTGCCGCCGATCGTCAGGGCCGGGTAGTGGTACGCCGTGAAGGTCTCGTTGCGGCTGAAGATGTTCTTCAGCACGACCACCTTGTTGCGCGTGGCAAAGGTGGCGCTCTCACCCAGGCTGAGCTTGTTGGGTTCGGCGCGCACGGTGCTGTAGTACGACCCGACGATGTCCACCATGCCCGCGCCCTGACGCTGCACGTAATCGGGGTACCCGGTGAACAGCGTGCCGCTGGCCGCGCGGTACCAGCGCAGCGTGGCGCTGTTCATCAGCAGGCCGCGCATGTCCTTGGCCTTCGTGTTCGGGTAGGCCTGCAGCATCAGCGCGGCGGCGCCCGCCACGTGCGGGGAGGCCATGCTGGTGCCGCTGAGGGTGGCGTACCCGCCGTTCCCTTTCTCCAGGGGGTACGCGCTGCGGATGTTCCCGCCGGGCGCGGCGATGTCGGGTTTCAGTTCCAGGTCAGCGCTCATGCCGTACGAGGAGTACGTATCCAGCGTGTTCGCCGTGGGGCTGGGAATGTTGATGGTGCCGCTCAGGAAGGTCATGCTGGTACCGCCGGCGATCAGGCCGCTGATCTTCGCGCCGTCCGCCGCGCTGATCGACACGACCGGAATGCTGATCTCGGTGGCGCCCGCCACGGTGGGGCTGATGTACCCGGCGGTGTTGTTGTACAGGATCACGGCCTTGGCCCCGGCGTCCTGGGCGTTCTTGGACTTCTCGTAGAAGGTGCAGCTGCCACGGCGGATCAGGACGGCCTGACCGGTCAGGCTGCCGGGCGCGAACGGATTCGCGCCGCCCACAAGGCACCCGTCGTTGGTGGTGGTGGGGCTGCTGGTGGGGTTCTTCCCGATGGGCAGGGTGGTGCCGACCGTCGCCTCCGGCGCGCCGGTCGCGGCGAAGTACCCGACCTTGCTGCCGTCCGCGCTGAGCGTGAAGCTCTTGACCTCGATTTCCGTGTTGCTGACCGACGCGACCGAGATCACGTTGTCGCCCATGGTCACGCCGCCCATGGAGTACTGGCCGCTGGCGCCGCTGTTCCCGGCAGACGCCACCACAACCATGCCCTTCTTGACCATGCGGCTGCCGACCTTCGCCGACGGCGTGCCTTCCCAGTTCTCGAAGGCCGACCCGATGCTGAGGTTCACGACCTGCATGCCGTCCATGTACGCGCGTTCCATGGCGGCGATCATGATGTCCTCGCCCGTGCTGCCGTCGCAGCCGAACACGCGGTACGCGCCGAAGCTGACCTCGGGCGCCACGCCCTTGAAGCCCTTGCTGGCGTCGTTGCCGCCCACGATCCCGGCCACGTGCGACCCGTGACCGCCGCAGTCGTCCGCGATGGGGTCGGGTTTCGGGGTCAGGCCGAAGTCGTAGTCGTCACCCACGAAGTCGTACTGCGCGACCACGCGGCCCGCGAAGGCCGGGTGCTCCAGGTCCACGCCGGTATCGATCACGCCGACCTTGATGCCCTTGCCGGTCAGGCCCAGTTCGTTCTGCGCGATGTCCGCGCCGGTCATCTTGATCGCCGAGAACATGTCGGGCGTCAGGGCGTCGGTCAGGTTGACCTCCACCTTCGGCGCGGCGATCTCCTTGACGGGGTACACGCCCAGCACGCCGGGCAGGCGCGACATGCGGTTGATTTCCGCCTCGCTGGCCTGCACGGAGAACCCGTTGAACAGCGTCTGGAAGCTGCGCACCTCCTGGTACTTGATGCCCAGTTGCGCGGCCTGCGCGCGGAACGTGGCCTGCTGACCGGTCACGCTCTGCACGCTCATCGCGGTGGGATCACCGGCCAGTTCCACGAACCAGCGGGTCGGGACGTTCGGCGTGGCCTTCAGGGTGCTGGCGCGGTTGGTGAGCGAACCGGTGGGTGCCGAGGCCGTGGGCGTGCTGGTACCGCAGGCCCCCAGGACCAGCGCGAGACTCAGCAGGGAAAGTGATTTGACCGTGTTCTTCACAGGAAACTCCTTGAGTTCAGAGGTAAGCAGGGGCAGAGGCTCAGCGGCGGGTCAGGTCGATCTGGTAGGTGTTCGTGGCCCGGTCGTCGGTGGCGGTAGGGGAATCGTGAATGTCGAAGCTGGTCACGACGGCCGTGTACGTCCCGGCGACCGGCGCGTTGAAGCGGATCTCGGATTCCATTCCGTTGCCGCTGTCGTCGTCTTTTTCCAGGACGGTCACGCCGTCGGGCATCAGGATCATCACGTAGGGGTCCAGGGTGCTGGCGGCGTCCACGCTGACGCTCCGGACGGTCAGTTTCAGCATCTCACCGGCAGCGGCCGTGAACTTGAAGTAATCGTGGTCGCGGCCCTGCGCGGCAATGGCGCCCTTGATGGGCGTGCCGACCGTCAGGGTCGTGGCGGCGGCCACACTGTCGTTCGGTTCGTTCGCGTCGGCAATGGCGACCGTGACGGTGGCGCTGGCTTCGCCCACGTTACCGCTGGCGTCGTATGCCTTGACCATGATGGCGTGAGTGCCGTTATCCGCGAAGGCGTACGCTGCGCTGGCCGAGTAGGGTGCGGCCGTGTCGGTGGCGATGAGTTTGCCGTTGTCGTAGAACTCGACTTTGGTCACGCCCGTGTTGTCGGTGGCCTTGACGTCGAAGGTCACGGTGCCTGCGCTTACGATCGTGGTGGCGCTGGGTACGAGACTGACGGTCGGAGCTGTTGAGTCCACGGCGATCGTCACGGTGGTGCTGGCTTCTCCCACGTTTCCGTCGGCATCGTAGGCTTTGACCATGATGGTGTGCACGCCGTTATCGGTGACGGTATAGGCAGCGCTGGCCGAGTAGGGCGCGGTCGTGTCGGTGGCGATCAGTTTGCCGTTGTCGTAGAACTCGACCTTGGTCACGCCGATGTCGTCGGTGGCAGTGGCGGTGAAGGTCACGCTGCCCGCATTGATCAGGGTGCTGGCGCTGGCGGTGACGCTCGCGGCTGGCTTGGCGGTGCTGATGTTGACCGTCACGGTCTCACTGGCCGTGCTGACGTTGTTGCCGTTGTCGTAGGCCTTGGCGGTGATGGTCTGCGTGCCGTTGTCGGCGGCAGTGTACGTGGCGCTGGTCGTGTAGGGCGCGGTGGTGTCCGTGGCGATCAGGGTGGTGCCCTTGTAGAACTCCACGCGGTCAACGCCGCTGGGATCGTTGGCATTGGCCGTGAAGGTCACGGTGGTGCCGGTGTTCACGGTCTTGAAGCTGGCGCTGAGGGTCAGGGTGGGTCCGGTGAGGTCGACAGGGCCGACGCCGCACGCTGTCAGTGCGGCGGTCAGGGTAAGAAGTGAAAGGGAACCGAATCGCTTCATGGGGTCTCCTTGATCCCTGGGATGACGCGTGGTCGGGAGGTGCCCGACACTGCCGGAACGCGGCATGCGTGACCCTTCAGGAACCTGATGTGAGATCAGGCTTTGTGTTGCTATGGAAAACAAATATAACGCTCACAGGGAGTGTTCACAAGGGCTTCTTAATCGATTCTCAGCTGCAACTCAGGTCAGTTGGTGGGTCGTCTCTCAGGGGGATGGGCAGGTCAGCTGCGGTGGGTGGGGGGCGTCCGGTATTCTGGGCAGCGTGATGCGTTCCGTGCTGCCTGCCCTTCTGATCCTTGGTTCCCTGAGTGCCTGCGCCCCGCAGGGTGTGCAGGCCCCCGAAACCTACCCGCTCAGCGGCCGCGTGTCGGGCGACTGGGGCAGCAGTCCGCGCCTGCGTCTGGCGCTGGTCGGCACGGGCATTCCCGGTGTGGTCAAGAACGACAGTGCGATCGGTCAGAACCTCGTGAGCGGCGGTCTGAACAGCTGGGAGTTCGGGTTCGACCTGCCGAAGCCCGGCGCGTTCAACGTGGCGGGCGTGTATCAGGTCGTGGTGTTCGACGACGCCAACAACGACACGAAGTACAACGTGGGCGAGAAGTTCGCGCGGAACCGGCAGTGGTTGATCGTCAGTCCGGTCAATGGGAATTTTGCGGGCGTGAACCTGCCGGACTTCCTGGGTGGGGCCGAGGCTCTGCCCGCCATGACTCTCAGCAGCGGCTGGAACCTGTACGACCAGTCCCGGCCGCTGGGTGCTGGGAACCCCAGCGCCTTCACGACGCTGCGCGACTACGACCTGAGCCGCTGACCTGGCCGGGCCGCCACGCCCGCGCACGCGATCCGTTCCTTGAGGGCCGTCTGACGGCTCTCATAAGGGCCGAACGTTGCCCTGGACGCTGTTCAGGCGGTGCGGGCCGTCTACGGTGAGGCATGATCCGCCTCCTGCCCCTGTTGCCCGTCCTGCTGTTGCCTTCCCTGTCCGTGGCGTCCGCGCAGTCTGCTGCGGCGCTGGCCCGCGTGGACGCCGCGCAGATGAGCATCCCGGCGGCCCGGCAGACCTTCCAGAAGGGCGGGTATCCGGGCAGCGCCCTGACGGTCCGGCAGACCCTGGCGGCGGGCAGCAACTACACCCGGCAGGTGGTCAGCTACCAGTCCGATGGCCTGCGCATTAACGCGCTGCTGACCGTGCCGCGCGGCACGCCGCCCAGGGGAGGGTGGCCCGCCATCGTGTTCAACCACGGGTACGTGCCTCCGAAGGTGTACCGCACCACGGAACGGTACGTGGCGTACCAGGACGCCTTCGCGCGGGCGGGTTTCGTCACCCTGAAAAGCGACTACCGGGGGCACGGCAGCAGTCAGGGCGAGGCGCTCGGCGGGTACTACGCACCGGGCTACACCACGGACGTGATGAACGCCCTGGGCAGCCTCAGGCGTGACCCGCGCGTGAACCCGGCGCGGATCGGCATGTGGGGGCACTCCATGGGCGGCTTCCTGAGCCTGCGCGCCATGGCCATCGATCCCAGCGTGAAGGCCGGTGTGATCTGGGCGGGCGTGGTGGGTGATTACGATCAGCTCATGAACAGCTGGACGCGCCGTGCGCCCGTCCCGGCCAGCATTCCCAGCGCCGTGCTGAACCTGCGCAGGCAGGCCGTGGCGAAGTACGGCACGCCCCGCGACAACCCCACCTTCTGGAACAAACTCAGCGCGAACACCTACCTGCGTGACCTGGGCGGCCCGCTGCAACTGCACATCGGCACGAACGACGAGGACGTGCCCGTCGCGTTCCACACGACCCTGGCCGCGCAACTGCGCCCGCTGGGAAAACTGGGCGGCAGTTACGTGTACCCCGGCGACAACCACAACCTGTCCGGGAACCTGCGCGTGGCACTGGACCGCAGCGTGAAATTCTTCCGGGAGCGGCTGTAACGTCATGCGCCGCCTGATCAACTTCGTGCTGCTGGCGCTGA
The Deinococcus seoulensis DNA segment above includes these coding regions:
- a CDS encoding peptidylprolyl isomerase, translating into MKHAALILTALLALTACQKKDDAAATQTDTTQTDSAQTDTAATDTPATDTAATDTPAAGPAVTEPGAVPAGYTLVPELSAKPVREFGAEPDMALTDGKDYYALIDTSRGQILADLYEQETPVTVNNFVFLARNHYFDGIRFHRVIDGFMAQTGDPKSVDEAKKAEWGTGGPGYSFADEFRQKLTFNSGGILAMANSGPATNGSQFFITFEPTEFLNGKHTIFGKVVTGDDTLPKLTRTMDQSNAEIEGATADEILSVRILTKG
- the cmk gene encoding (d)CMP kinase, yielding MIVTIDGVAASGKSSVSSGVAQALGVPYVSSGLLYRAATLLGLEASLDLHAAPGLLTLLGAHPVRLEPLAGGNRVWQGERELTDDLHSSRVDRGVSVVAALPEVREWVDAQLRALPEPFVAEGRDMGTNVFPHASHKFYLTASARIRAERRARERPEDVPAIEAALQRRDELDTVQSAPAPDALVIDTGPLDLQGVIDTILTRLP
- a CDS encoding S8 family serine peptidase; protein product: MKNTVKSLSLLSLALVLGACGTSTPTASAPTGSLTNRASTLKATPNVPTRWFVELAGDPTAMSVQSVTGQQATFRAQAAQLGIKYQEVRSFQTLFNGFSVQASEAEINRMSRLPGVLGVYPVKEIAAPKVEVNLTDALTPDMFSAIKMTGADIAQNELGLTGKGIKVGVIDTGVDLEHPAFAGRVVAQYDFVGDDYDFGLTPKPDPIADDCGGHGSHVAGIVGGNDASKGFKGVAPEVSFGAYRVFGCDGSTGEDIMIAAMERAYMDGMQVVNLSIGSAFENWEGTPSAKVGSRMVKKGMVVVASAGNSGASGQYSMGGVTMGDNVISVASVSNTEIEVKSFTLSADGSKVGYFAATGAPEATVGTTLPIGKNPTSSPTTTNDGCLVGGANPFAPGSLTGQAVLIRRGSCTFYEKSKNAQDAGAKAVILYNNTAGYISPTVAGATEISIPVVSISAADGAKISGLIAGGTSMTFLSGTINIPSPTANTLDTYSSYGMSADLELKPDIAAPGGNIRSAYPLEKGNGGYATLSGTSMASPHVAGAAALMLQAYPNTKAKDMRGLLMNSATLRWYRAASGTLFTGYPDYVQRQGAGMVDIVGSYYSTVRAEPNKLSLGESATFATRNKVVVLKNIFSRNETFTAYHYPALTIGGTTLAPVALTDYATMTINGQDADKTDVAVTVPANGETELNVVITPPAGAPDKAQYGGYIVLESKSGQNMVIPYSGFKGDYQSIQVLGNLTVSGQSQDFPALFDDKEDTYYLEGEAVTTPIDYTMADTDTPYVLAQISHQARKLTLELLDGNGAVVDTLLKQEYLGRNCTNNIAQTSSTCDAYNTYAWDGKLSSGSNAANGTYQLRIKVLKAQGNENVASDTEVYTTQKFNVARP
- a CDS encoding Ig-like domain-containing protein, with amino-acid sequence MKRFGSLSLLTLTAALTACGVGPVDLTGPTLTLSASFKTVNTGTTVTFTANANDPSGVDRVEFYKGTTLIATDTTAPYTTSATYTAADNGTQTITAKAYDNGNNVSTASETVTVNISTAKPAASVTASASTLINAGSVTFTATATDDIGVTKVEFYDNGKLIATDTTAPYSASAAYTVTDNGVHTIMVKAYDADGNVGEASTTVTIAVDSTAPTVSLVPSATTIVSAGTVTFDVKATDNTGVTKVEFYDNGKLIATDTAAPYSASAAYAFADNGTHAIMVKAYDASGNVGEASATVTVAIADANEPNDSVAAATTLTVGTPIKGAIAAQGRDHDYFKFTAAAGEMLKLTVRSVSVDAASTLDPYVMILMPDGVTVLEKDDDSGNGMESEIRFNAPVAGTYTAVVTSFDIHDSPTATDDRATNTYQIDLTRR
- a CDS encoding alpha/beta hydrolase family protein, producing the protein MIRLLPLLPVLLLPSLSVASAQSAAALARVDAAQMSIPAARQTFQKGGYPGSALTVRQTLAAGSNYTRQVVSYQSDGLRINALLTVPRGTPPRGGWPAIVFNHGYVPPKVYRTTERYVAYQDAFARAGFVTLKSDYRGHGSSQGEALGGYYAPGYTTDVMNALGSLRRDPRVNPARIGMWGHSMGGFLSLRAMAIDPSVKAGVIWAGVVGDYDQLMNSWTRRAPVPASIPSAVLNLRRQAVAKYGTPRDNPTFWNKLSANTYLRDLGGPLQLHIGTNDEDVPVAFHTTLAAQLRPLGKLGGSYVYPGDNHNLSGNLRVALDRSVKFFRERL